The window GCGTTCAGTCAACAGGCGATGCGGGGCTATCACTCGGCGATGCTGGACGCGGCCGACGGACTGGTCGCCCGCTGGGATGGCAAAGCGCGCACCGGCACATCGGTCGACGTCCCGGCCGACGCGACCCGGGTGACGCTGGAGACCATCGGACAGTGCGCGGCGGGTCATTCCTTCGGATGCTTCGACACCGAGGATCCCCACCCGTTCGTCGAGCACATGGTCGCCGGGCTCAAGGGCTCCGACTGGGTGGGAGTGCTCCGGGAGACGTTCCTGCCGAACTTGTTTGCGCGCCGTGCCGAACGTCGGGTGCGACGCCACGCGGTGCAGATGCACCGCATCGCCGACGAGATCGTCTCCGAACGCCTTCGCGACGGACTCGGGCACCACGATGATCTTCTCGAGCTGATGCTGACCTCTGACCTGGATCCGGCCAACATCCGCTACCAGCTGATCAACTTTCTGGTCGCGGGGCACGAAACAACTTCGGGTGCAATGTCTTTCGCACTGTACTTCCTGTCCCGGCATCCCGAGGTGGCGGACAGGGCGCGTGCGGAGGTCGCCGAGGTATGGGGTGACGACGAGCGTCCCGGGTTCGAGTTGATCGCCAAACTGCGCTATGTGCGAAGGGTGCTGGACGAGGCGCTGCGGCTGCAGCCGACCGTGCCGGGGTACTACCGCGAGGCGCGTGAGGACACGGTGCTGGCCGGCGTGCATCCGATGCGCCAGGGCGACTGGGTGCTGGCGATGACGATGGCGCTGCACCGGGATCCGCAGTGGGGCGGCGATCCGGATGCGTTCGATCCCGACCGGTTCGCACCCGACCGGGTCCGCGCACGTCCGGCGGGTCTGTACAAACCGTTCGGTACGGGGCCGCGATCGTGCATCGGCCGGCAGTTCGCGCTCCACGAAGCGGTGCTGCTGCTGGCGGTGCTGCTGCGCAGGTACGACCTCGTCCCCGAGCCGGGCTATCAGCTCCAGGTCGCGCAGCGGCTGACGTTGATGCCCAAGGACTTTCGCCTCACACTGCGCCGGCGACGGTCAGAGTGAGCGCAGAGTCCGCTGATAGCGGCGCATCCCGCTGATCCAGCGGTCGTAGTCGCCGCCCTTGCGCCGGTACATCTCGAGCAACTCCGCGTGCGGCAACACCAGGAACCGCTCTTCCCGGATCGCCTCGACGGTCACCGTGGCGACGTCGGCCGCGCTGATCACCCCCGCCGACTGCTCGATGGACGACGCCCCGAGCTTGGCATCCGGATCGTCGATGCCCCGGATGCCTTGCAGCAGCGGTGTTTCCACACCGAGCGGGCAGACACAGCTGACGCCGATGCCGTCGTCGCCGTAGGTGACGGCCAGCCACTCGGCGAACCCGACGGCGGCGTGCTTGCTCACGGCGTAGCCGGCGGCGCCGAGCTGGGTCAGCAGCCCGGCCGCCGACGCGACCGACACGAAGTATCCCGAGCCCACGGACTGCCAGTGGGGGACGAGCAACCGTGCGGCCCGGACGTGCGCGCGCAGGTTGACGTCGAGGATGACGTCCCAGTCGGACTCCGTTCCCAGACCGGGCTTTCCAATCACTCCGGCATTGGCGACGTAGATGTCCACCGGTGCGAACTCCCGACTCGCGAGGGTGATCAGCGCCTCGATGTCGGCGACCGACGATGCGTCGGCACGTAAGGCGGCGGCTGCCCCGCCATCTGCCCGGATCGCCGAGGCCGTGGCGTGCGCGCCGTCGTCGTCGAGGTCACCGATGACGACGCTGACACCGCGGCGCGCAAGCTCGGTGGCCAGTGCCGCGCCTATGCCCGATGCCGCGCCGGTGACGATCGCTGTCCTGCCCGCAAGTTCCATGGGTCGAGTGTGCCGCGAACGCGCGCGAATGTACGCCCGGCGCGGCGTGTCGGCGGGCAGACCCGCGCGCTCGCCGAGAAAGGAGACCCTCAGCCGAACTCGACGCCCTGGGCCAGCGGCAGGTCCGAGGAGTAGTTCACCGTGTTCGTCGCGCGCCGCATGTAGGCCTTCCAGGAGTCCGACCCGGACTCCCGCCCGCCGCCGGTCTCCTTCTCGCCGCCGAACGCGCCACCGATCTCCGCGCCGGAGGTGCCGATGTTGACGTTCGCGATACCGCAGTCCGACCCGTCCGCGGCGAGGAACCGCTCCGCCTCGCGCATGTCGAGGGTGAAGATCGACGACGAAAGACCCTGCGGTACGGCGTTGTTCAACGCGATGGCCTCATCGAGCGTGTCGTAGGTCAGCACGTAGAGTATCGGGGCGAACGTCTCCTGATGCACCACCGCGCTCTGCTCGGGCATGCGCACCACGGCGGGCGTCACGTAGAACGCGCCCTCGTCCCCGACGTCGACACGTTCCCCGCCGATCACCTCGCCGCCCTCGGCCTGCGCCTGCTGCAGCGCACCGACCATGTCCCGGTAGGCCCTGGTGTGGATCAGCGGCCCGACCAGCGTGCCGCCGCGGAACGGATCGCCCACCGGCAGCTGCTCATAGGCCTTGACGATCCGCGACACCAGCTCGTCGACGATCGACGAGTGGACGATCAGGCGCCGCAGCGTCGTGCACCGCTGACCGGCCGTGCCCGCCGCGGAGAACACGATGCCGCGTACCGCGAGATCGAGATCGGCCGCCGGCGTCACCACCGCGGCGTTGTTGCCGCCGAGTTCCAGCAGCACGCGACCGAACCGCGCCGCGACCCGCGGGCCGACCTCGCGGCCCATCCGCACCGACCCGGTCGCCGACACCAACGACACCCGTGGATCGTCGACCAGCTTCTCGCCGACCTCCCGCTCGCCCAGCACCAACCGGCCCACGGCGGGGGGCGCGCCGACGTCGGCGCAGGCGCGCTCCAGCAACGCCTGGCACGCGACCGCGGTGAGCGGCGTCAACTCCGACGGCTTCCACACCACGGTGTTGCCGCAGACCAGCGCGACCGCGGTGTTCCACGCCCACACCGCGACCGGGAAGTTGAACGCGGTGATGACGCCGACGACGCCGAGCGGATGCCAGTTCTCCATCAACCGGTGCCCGGGGCGTTCGGACGCAATCGTGCGCCCGTACAGCTGGCGTGACAATCCGACCGCGAACTCGCAGATGTCGATCATCTCCTGCACCTCGCCCAGCGCCTCGGAGGTGATCTTCCCGGCCTCGATGGTCACCAGCGACGCCAGCGCCGACTTGTGCTCGACGAGCAACTGGCCCAACCGTGCGACCAGCGCGCCCCGTACCGGCGCGGGCGTGGTCCGCCACGTCGAGAACGCGTCGGCCGCCTCACCGACGGCGGCGTCGACGTCCGCGGCGGACGACGCGGGCACGGTGAACAGCACGTCGCCGGTGATCGGGGTGCTGGCGGGCAGTCCGTGCGCGGTCGGCTCACCGAGGGCGATCCGGGCCCCGACGGCGGCCAGCGCGTCGCGCACGCGGGTACGTAGTTTCTCGGCGGTGGGCAGGGCGGTGACGGCGGTGCTCATGAGTGGGCGACTTTCTCGTAGAGGTCATACGGGTCGTGGATGTGGTGACCGATGCGGCCGGCCATCCAGTCCTGGCAGTACTCGGTGGTGTCTCCACCTTGGACCGCGGCGGACGCGGTGTCGAGATTGGAGCGGAAGATCCCCGCCGCGGAGGCGGGCAGGAAATCCTCGTAGACAACAGGTCTGGACGGGTCACCGTCGACGTAGTACGCAAGACCGGACGCGGCCATCTCCGCGTCGGTGGCCGGGAAGTGCCGGTGCCACACCGCGGCCGGGTCCGGCGCGGACATCGCGGCGTCGTAGCGTTCGCGTCCCGCCCGCGTCAACGCGACACCGCGCTGCTCGACCTCGCCGAAGCGCACCCGCAAGGTGCCGTCCGTCACCTCACCAGACGGTGAGCGGAACCGTCGCGGTTCGGCCAGCGCGCGAAAAGACGTCTGCCGCAACAACACCTGCGGGCCGTCCACTCGCGGCGGGCCCTGGATGCGGTCGATCATCGTGATGCCGCGCTCGGTCATGGCCTGCTGGAGTGCGTCGATGTCGAGGACGCGCGGTGTCAGGTGGTTGATGTGTGTGGAGGTGACGCCGGCGATGTCGGCGGCGACGGCCGAGACGGCGGAAAGCTCGTCATACCAGGCCCGGTCGATCGGTTCGCGCGACAGGGCGAACGCGGACACCGCTGCGGTGACGAACCCGGGCGCGTCGCCCGCCGGGCAGCCGCCGGCCGCTGCGATCCGTTGTGCGGACGCGATCAGCGCGGGGTCGAAAAGCTGCCGGCTGTCGAGGAAGCGTTGCACCCGCGTGCGCAGGTCCGCGCTGAAGAATCGGCCGTCGGCCACGGTCAGCATCGAGGTGAAGACGCGGAACGGGTTGCGTGCCAACTCGTCCTGACCGATCGGCCGGAATGCGGTGGACACGACGGGGATCGGGGAAGCGGCCTCCCGTAGGTCGTAGTAGCCCACGGGATACATGCCGAACGCCGAGAACAGGTCGGCCACCTGCGCGAGCTCGGCGGCGCTGCCCACCCGGATCGCGCCGTGCCGCTCTGCGGTGACACGCTCCAGCGAACCGAGCCGCAACGCCCCCGGGAACGCGGTGTTGACCAGCGAGCTGACCTCGACCAGCGTGTGATAGGCGGGCACCTCGGCGCCGTACATCCGGGACAGCCCGGCGGCGAATTGCGCGCGTAGCTCGCAGCTTTCGACGAACTCAGCCATGAGCCCTCCGATACAGTGCGCGCATGACGGTTCCCGACGACCCCCAGCCCCCGGCGCCGCTCGACGAGATCGACCGCGTGCTGGCGCGTGAACTGGTCGCCGACGGCCGGGCGACGTTGGCGCATCTGGCGGCCACCGCCGGGCTGTCGGTGTCGGCCGTGCAGTCGAGGGTGCGCAGGCTGGAGTCGCGGGGGATCGTGACCGGGTACACGGCGCGCATCGACCCGGAAGCGCTGGGCAGCAAGCTGTCGGCGTTCGTCGCGATCACCCCTCTCGATCCCTCTCAACCCGATGATGCACCCGCCCGGCTGGAGCACATCCCGGAAATCGAGGCGTGCTACTCGGTGGCCGGCGAGGACAACTACATGCTGATCGTCCACGTGGAGTCGGCCCGTGCCCTGGAGGGCCTGCTGCAGAAGATCCGGACCGCCGCCGACGTGAAGACGCGAAGCACGATCATCTTACATAAGTTTTACAGCGACAGGCGCTATGTACCGGAGTAATCAGGCCTAGAAGCGGTCCAAGTAGTAAATATTCCGTTATGATGGCGGAATGACCGCAGTACTTTCGCGAGCTGACCGCACCGCCGTGATCGTCCCGGCCGACGTCCGCACGGTGCTGTCGCGCAGCATCCTCGCCGACGGCCTGGACCTGGTTCTCGACCTCGAGCGATCGCACGGCTCGTACCTGGTCGACGCCCGCACCGGGCGCGGCTACCTCGACATGTTCACGTTCTTCGCGTCGTCCGCGCTGGGGATGAACCATCCCGCGCTCGCCGACGACCCTGACTTCCGCGCGGAGCTCGCGGCCGCCGCGGTGAACAAGCCGAGCAACTCCGATGTGTACAGCGTCCCGATGGCGCGTTTCGTCGACACGTTCTCCCGCGTCCTCGGCGATCCCGCGCTGCCGCACCTGTTCTTCGTCGACGGGGGAGCGCTGGCGGTCGAGAACGCCCTCAAGGTCGCCTTCGATTGGAAGAGCCGCCTCAACGAGGCGCAGGGCCGCAGCCCCGACCTCGGCACGAAGGTGCTGCATCTGCGCGGTGCGTTCCATGGCCGCAGCGGCTACACGATGTCGCTGACCAACACCGATCCCAACAAGGTCGCGCGCTTCCCGAAATTCGACTGGCCGCGCATCGACGCGCCCTCGGTGCGGTCCGGCGCGAATATCGAAGCGCTGGAAGCGGAGTCGCTGCGGCAGGCCCGCGCGGCGTTCGAGGCGCACCCGCACGACATCGCCTGCTTCATCGCCGAACCCATCCAGGGTGAGGGCGGCGACCGACATCTCCGTCCGGAGTTCTTCGCCGCGATGCGTGAGCTGTGCGACGAATTCGATGCGTTGCTGATCTTCGACGAGGTGCAGACCGGTTGCGGCATCACCGGAACCGCGTGGGCCTACCAGCAATTGGGTGTACTGCCCGATGTGGTCGCGTTCGGCAAGAAGACCCAGGTGTGCGGCGTCATGGCCGGAACCCGCGTCGACGAGGTTCCCGACAACGTGTTCCGTACCAGTTCGCGGATCAACTCCACGTGGGGCGGCAACCTCGTCGACATGGTCCGCGCGCGCCGCATCCTGGAGGTCATCGAGCGCGACGGGCTGTTCGACAACGCCGCGCAGCGCGGACGGCATCTGCGCGACGGTCTCGCCGGATTGGCCGTCGAATTCCCGGGCTTGGTGCGCGACGTCCGCGGCCGCGGCCTGATGTGCGCGTTCAGCATGCCGTCGGCGCGTCAGCGCGACGAGTTGCTCGCGCGGCTGTGGGAGTGCGGCGTCATCATGCTCGGTTGCGGCACCGACAGCGTCAGATTCCGCCCGGCGCTGACGGTCAACGACGACGAGATCGACGCGGCGCTCACGGCGGTGGCCGCGGTGCTGAGGACGATGGCGGTTCCGCAGGCCGGGTAAGCCGGCGGATCGTCGACCGCAGCCGCGGGAGATCGGCTCCGCCGACCAGCGTGCACCCGTGCAACTCGGCGAGTTTGCGTGCCGCGGGCGTGAACTCGTGGTTGGTGACGACCATCGTCTGGGTGCAGTCCTGCATCGGCGCGCCCGCGACCACCTCCTGGACGGCGCCGGCCCCGACGGGACGCGACAGGCGTTTGCACTGCACGGCGAGCCGATGCGGGCGGTGGCCGACGATCAGGTCCACGCCCCAGTCGCCGGTCATCGACGTCATGATCACCGGCACCCCGCACGTGCGGGCGATCCTGGCGACGTAGTCCTCGAACTCGGTGCCCGACATGTCGGCGTCGACGGGATTCTCGCGCGGGCCCGGGGTGGCCGCCCCCGCGACGACCGACCGCACGAAGGACGGGGCCGCGACCACGAGCACGGGGGCCAGCAACCCCGCGAGGACGGTCCACAGCCATCCGGCGCCGGAGAGGTGGGCGGTGGCGCCGGCTGCGATCGCGAGCGCCGCGTAGAGCCGCCACCTGAGCGTTGTCACCGCCGCATCGTAGAGCGCGCCACCGACATCACGGGTTTATCACGATCGGGTCGCGGGAACCCACCGCAAACCACATACCGGCTCTGGATCGTGAAAACGGAGACCCCGCGATGGCCGATCTGTCCCGCAACACCGAGCTACGCCGCAGCACCGGCGTCGGCGATCCTGGTGTGCGTGACGCGATCCGCACAGGCGTCGGGATCTCGGTGGCGGCTCTGGTGTTCCTGTTCGTCGCGGACATGTGGAACGGGACGTGCACCGGATCGCTTGCTCAGGCGATCGGCTGCGCGCCGTCCCAGCAGGCGGCCCTGACGTTGGGGGCACCGGCGATACTGTTGGCCGGCGGAATCTGGTCGATGGCGCGGGGCTTCCGGGTGCGCGCCGGCCATTCGGCGATGGCCTGGCAGGTCGCGGGCTGGACGTTGTTCACGCTCGCGGTGGCGTGCGCGGTTTTGAGTCTTCCGTCGCTGCCCGGGCGGTAGCACACTGGAGGGGTAGTTCTAAGGAGTTACCCATGAGGGGTCCATCAGATCCTGTCGACCACGTGCGCACCACACGACCGCATGCCGGAGAGTCGATGAAGGACAACAAGATCATGCCCGGGCTCGTGGTGATCGGGCTGTCACTGGTCAGTTTCGTGGCGATGCTCTCGGCGTTCGCCACCTCCCATCACGATGTCGGCGTGATGCTCGGCGCGATCGCGGCCGCCGGCTTCGTGCTGGGTGGCGGTTGGCTGTTCATCGAGCATCAGCGGGTCCGGCGGCTCGAGGAACGCTGGTACGCCGAACACCCCGGCGCGTGGCGTCAGCGCCCGAACAGCTGAGCTGTGCGCCGAGATTGTGCTCAGGGTCGTGATCGCGAGTTATCCACAGCCCTGAGCGCAATGTCGATGCTCCGCGGGCCGATGTGTCGGCGCCCGGGTCGAGCATCGCGGTATGCGGAGACCGTTCGTGGGCAGCGAGGCGCTGGCGTCAGGCGCCCTGACCCGGTCGGCACTGCGGTGGAACTACAGAAGAATCTTCCCCGACGTCTACCTCCCCGTCGACGTCCGGCCGACGCTGTACGACCTCACCGTCGCGGCGTGGCTCTGGTCCGGACGCCGGGGTGTCATCGCCGGAGCAGCCGCGTCAGCACTGCATGGTTCGCGATGGGTCGTGCCGACGGTACCGATCGAAATGATCTGGCAGAACGGTCGCCCACCGCCGGGCATTGTCGTGCGCAACGAGCGGATCGACGGTGACGAAACCTGCGTGAGGGGCGGGACGCTGGTGACGACGCCGGAGCGGACGGCGTTCGACCTGGCCCGGCACCTGCGACGCGACCAGGCAGTGGCGCGGCTGGATGCACTCGCCAACGCGACCGAGGTCAAGGCGGTCGACGTCCTGGCCCTCGCGGAGCGTCATCCCGCGGCCCGCGGGATCCGTCGGGCGGTCGCGGCACTGAGCCTGATGGACGGCGGCGCGCAATCGCCGCGGGAGACGTGGCTGCGTCTGCTGTTGGTCGACGAATGGCTTGATCCGCTGAGGACTCAGGTGGAGGTCGGCGATGGCCGGACGACGGTGCATCTCGACCTTGGGTATGACGAGCCGAGGATCGGTCTGGAGTACGAGGGATCGCATCACAGCGAGGACCGCCGAACCTATGTCCACGACATCGGACGGACGGAGTTCATCGAGCGGCATGGATGGCTTGCCATCAAGGTCGTCAAAGAGCATTCGCCGGAGTTCATCAGATTCCGGGTGAGAGAGGCCTTTGCGCGCCGCGGTGTGACGCCGAGATTGCGCTCAGGGTCGCGGAACAGGCGACGGCCACGGCCGTGAGCGCAATTTCGGCGCCATCCACACAAACGTCGAGCCCGACCGGAGAACCGGTCGGGCTCGATCGCGGAAAGCGAATTACTGGTTGGCTTCCTGGCGCTTCTCGGCAGCCTTGGCACCGGCGCGGGCCGACTCGGCCTCGGCTTCCTTCTCGGCGACCTCACGCTGTGCGTCGGCCTTGTCCTGCTGGGCCTTGCCCTCCTGGACCATGTCGTCGCGGCCGGCGACGGTGCCGATGGTCTCCTTGGCCTTGCCCTTGACGTCCTCGACGACGCCCTTGATGCCCTCTTGGGGACCGCTGTTCTTCTCAGTCATGGTGTACCTCTCGCTCTGGGGTGTTCGGGTCGTAGGGGCCCGCCTTGTTGAGCCATCCCAAGGCTTCCCGGGCCCTCCGACTGCTAAACGGGTGACCCGTGTCTCATCGAACGTCATTCAGCGCCAACGATTTTGCCGGGTTAGGCGCATTTGCCTGGGGGTACGGGACTCTCATGCATTTGCTGACGACAGGGTTTGGCGGTCACCGGCCCGGGGGTATGGGAGCGCCACCATGAACTCACCCGCATCACTGCATCATCGGCGCCAGCAGCAGGAACGCTCCGGCATA is drawn from Mycolicibacterium gilvum and contains these coding sequences:
- a CDS encoding cytochrome P450, with the translated sequence MAMVDHRQPFPPLPHPPRRVPVVGDVFGFSADILTRPPSDPGLGPVFEFRFLGARYVVAASAAAVAEVNDERRFCKHVGPDIDALRIMGGDGLFTAYNDEPNWQRAHDLLMPAFSQQAMRGYHSAMLDAADGLVARWDGKARTGTSVDVPADATRVTLETIGQCAAGHSFGCFDTEDPHPFVEHMVAGLKGSDWVGVLRETFLPNLFARRAERRVRRHAVQMHRIADEIVSERLRDGLGHHDDLLELMLTSDLDPANIRYQLINFLVAGHETTSGAMSFALYFLSRHPEVADRARAEVAEVWGDDERPGFELIAKLRYVRRVLDEALRLQPTVPGYYREAREDTVLAGVHPMRQGDWVLAMTMALHRDPQWGGDPDAFDPDRFAPDRVRARPAGLYKPFGTGPRSCIGRQFALHEAVLLLAVLLRRYDLVPEPGYQLQVAQRLTLMPKDFRLTLRRRRSE
- a CDS encoding SDR family NAD(P)-dependent oxidoreductase, producing the protein MELAGRTAIVTGAASGIGAALATELARRGVSVVIGDLDDDGAHATASAIRADGGAAAALRADASSVADIEALITLASREFAPVDIYVANAGVIGKPGLGTESDWDVILDVNLRAHVRAARLLVPHWQSVGSGYFVSVASAAGLLTQLGAAGYAVSKHAAVGFAEWLAVTYGDDGIGVSCVCPLGVETPLLQGIRGIDDPDAKLGASSIEQSAGVISAADVATVTVEAIREERFLVLPHAELLEMYRRKGGDYDRWISGMRRYQRTLRSL
- the amaB gene encoding L-piperidine-6-carboxylate dehydrogenase — translated: MSTAVTALPTAEKLRTRVRDALAAVGARIALGEPTAHGLPASTPITGDVLFTVPASSAADVDAAVGEAADAFSTWRTTPAPVRGALVARLGQLLVEHKSALASLVTIEAGKITSEALGEVQEMIDICEFAVGLSRQLYGRTIASERPGHRLMENWHPLGVVGVITAFNFPVAVWAWNTAVALVCGNTVVWKPSELTPLTAVACQALLERACADVGAPPAVGRLVLGEREVGEKLVDDPRVSLVSATGSVRMGREVGPRVAARFGRVLLELGGNNAAVVTPAADLDLAVRGIVFSAAGTAGQRCTTLRRLIVHSSIVDELVSRIVKAYEQLPVGDPFRGGTLVGPLIHTRAYRDMVGALQQAQAEGGEVIGGERVDVGDEGAFYVTPAVVRMPEQSAVVHQETFAPILYVLTYDTLDEAIALNNAVPQGLSSSIFTLDMREAERFLAADGSDCGIANVNIGTSGAEIGGAFGGEKETGGGRESGSDSWKAYMRRATNTVNYSSDLPLAQGVEFG
- the hglS gene encoding 2-oxoadipate dioxygenase/decarboxylase; the protein is MAEFVESCELRAQFAAGLSRMYGAEVPAYHTLVEVSSLVNTAFPGALRLGSLERVTAERHGAIRVGSAAELAQVADLFSAFGMYPVGYYDLREAASPIPVVSTAFRPIGQDELARNPFRVFTSMLTVADGRFFSADLRTRVQRFLDSRQLFDPALIASAQRIAAAGGCPAGDAPGFVTAAVSAFALSREPIDRAWYDELSAVSAVAADIAGVTSTHINHLTPRVLDIDALQQAMTERGITMIDRIQGPPRVDGPQVLLRQTSFRALAEPRRFRSPSGEVTDGTLRVRFGEVEQRGVALTRAGRERYDAAMSAPDPAAVWHRHFPATDAEMAASGLAYYVDGDPSRPVVYEDFLPASAAGIFRSNLDTASAAVQGGDTTEYCQDWMAGRIGHHIHDPYDLYEKVAHS
- a CDS encoding Lrp/AsnC family transcriptional regulator, which produces MTVPDDPQPPAPLDEIDRVLARELVADGRATLAHLAATAGLSVSAVQSRVRRLESRGIVTGYTARIDPEALGSKLSAFVAITPLDPSQPDDAPARLEHIPEIEACYSVAGEDNYMLIVHVESARALEGLLQKIRTAADVKTRSTIILHKFYSDRRYVPE
- the lat gene encoding L-lysine 6-transaminase; translated protein: MTAVLSRADRTAVIVPADVRTVLSRSILADGLDLVLDLERSHGSYLVDARTGRGYLDMFTFFASSALGMNHPALADDPDFRAELAAAAVNKPSNSDVYSVPMARFVDTFSRVLGDPALPHLFFVDGGALAVENALKVAFDWKSRLNEAQGRSPDLGTKVLHLRGAFHGRSGYTMSLTNTDPNKVARFPKFDWPRIDAPSVRSGANIEALEAESLRQARAAFEAHPHDIACFIAEPIQGEGGDRHLRPEFFAAMRELCDEFDALLIFDEVQTGCGITGTAWAYQQLGVLPDVVAFGKKTQVCGVMAGTRVDEVPDNVFRTSSRINSTWGGNLVDMVRARRILEVIERDGLFDNAAQRGRHLRDGLAGLAVEFPGLVRDVRGRGLMCAFSMPSARQRDELLARLWECGVIMLGCGTDSVRFRPALTVNDDEIDAALTAVAAVLRTMAVPQAG
- a CDS encoding restriction endonuclease, with the protein product MTTLRWRLYAALAIAAGATAHLSGAGWLWTVLAGLLAPVLVVAAPSFVRSVVAGAATPGPRENPVDADMSGTEFEDYVARIARTCGVPVIMTSMTGDWGVDLIVGHRPHRLAVQCKRLSRPVGAGAVQEVVAGAPMQDCTQTMVVTNHEFTPAARKLAELHGCTLVGGADLPRLRSTIRRLTRPAEPPSSSAPRPPP
- the usfY gene encoding protein UsfY translates to MRGPSDPVDHVRTTRPHAGESMKDNKIMPGLVVIGLSLVSFVAMLSAFATSHHDVGVMLGAIAAAGFVLGGGWLFIEHQRVRRLEERWYAEHPGAWRQRPNS
- the mbp1 gene encoding microaggregate-binding protein 1 yields the protein MTEKNSGPQEGIKGVVEDVKGKAKETIGTVAGRDDMVQEGKAQQDKADAQREVAEKEAEAESARAGAKAAEKRQEANQ